In the Tindallia magadiensis genome, AAGCGGTAGCCGTAGTGATGTCAGGAACAGGAAGTGACGGCACTTTGGGCATTAGAAGTATTAAAGAAGCTGGTGGTATGATTATGGTTCAGGATGAAGGCAGTGCGAAGTTTGATGGTATGCCTAAAAGCTCTATTTCAACAGGGTTGGTAGATTATATCTTACCACCGGAAAAGATGGCGGAAGAGTTATTGAACTATACTAGGCATCCTTTTATTCAAAAGAGTAAATCAATGGAAGTAAATATGCCGCAGAATATGGACACATTGGCAAAAGTTAATTTAATTCTTCGAGACTATAGTGGGATCGATTTTTCTTATTATAAAGAAAACACCATTGCAAGAAGACTGGAACGCAGGGTGAGTATTAACAAGTGTCAGAAATTGGAAGATTATTTAGAGTTTCTAGTGGAGTCAGATAAAGAAAAAGATGTTTTATATCGTGAACTATTAATTGGTGTAACCAGTTTCTTTAGAGATGTTGATGCTTTTCAATGCCTTCGAAAAGAAGTGATTAAAAAGCTGGTGAAAGAGAAATCTATTAGAATTTGGTCTGCAGGATGTTCAACAGGAGAAGAAATATATACATTGGCAATGCTTTGCTTAGAGGAAAAGCAGAAAATAAATGCTGATTGTGAAGTGAAAATATTTGCAACAGATATCGATCGACATTCCCTAGATGTGGCGAGTCAAGGGTTTTATCCGGACAGTATACTATCGGATGTTCACCCAGAACTGCTGGCGAAATACTTTACAAAGGTGGAAAATGGTTATCAGGTGAAGGAAGAAGTTAGAAAAATGGTGGTTTTTGCAACCCATAATTTATTGAAGGATCCGCCTTTTTCGAAATTGAATTTAATGGTGTGTCGAAATTTATTTATTTATCTTAAGCCCAGCATGCAACAAAAGATTCTTAATATGTTTTACTATTCCCTTAGTCCTGGAGGATACCTATTTATGGGTAATAGTGAATCTTTGGGGGAAATGAGCGAAGGATTCGATACGATCAACAGTAAATGGAAAATATACCGTTATAAAAAAGGGTTTCAGGCGCCTATAATGAATGAAATGAAAGCTTTGGAGCCTCAAAAGCAGGGTCAGGTAAAAGGGTGGACACCTGATACCGATCAGCGAAAAACGAAACAGATAAATGGATTTGGCGACAGTATCATACAGGCCGTTTTGCCGCCGTCGGTAGTGGTTGATGGGCAGGACCATATTGTCCAGGTTATTAATAATATGAATCCCTTTTTTGAAGTAAAGCAAGGTCGGTTTTCGCAACTCTTATTCCATCATTTGCCTTCAGACTTATCCATTTATGTTAGCGGCTTGCTTCGGAGATTAAGGCAGGGAGAAGAAGCAATGATCTCCGAAAACATCAGTGAATTAGAGGGATATCCGGAAGAACAGACTACGATAGAAGGGAGAAAATTTTTGCTGGAGAATACTCCTTATTACCTGATATCTTTTAGAAGAGAACCGGTTCGCAGAGTGGAAACGAAAAGCCTTGAAATTAAAACCAGCGTTCGAGAAGCACTGAATCAACGGATCGAAGACTTAGAAAAAGAATTGCAGGTAACGAGGGAAAACCTTCAGGCTACGGTGGAAGAACTGGAAACCTCTAATGAAGAATTACAATCTTCTAATGAAGAACTCATTGCCTCTAATGAAGAATTACAAAGTACAAACGAAGAACTGCAGTCTGTTAATGAAGAATTGTATACGGTGAACTCCGAGTATCAACTTAAAATAGAACAGCTAACCGAGGCAAATAATGATTTGAATAATCTGCTAAATAATACGGAAGTAGGAGCTATTTACCTGGATAGAAAACTGTGCATTCGAAAAATCACCCCTATGGTCACCCGGATAACTCATATTAGAGAGTCGGATATAGGCAGACCTATTGCTCATATAGCAACATTAAGCAATTACCCGGAGCTGTTAACAGATATCCAGCAAGTAATGGATGCTTTGAAAAGTGTGGAAAGAGAAATTTCAACAGAAAATGGCACGTGGTTTAGTCGGATTCGGCCCTATCGAACAGCTTATAATGCCGTAGAAGGGGTTTTGATTACCTTTGTTGATATTTCTGAATTAAAACTGGCACAAGCAGATCTTGATGAAAGCCGTCAAAAACTTAAAGCAGCAGAAGAAAGGGCTCGTAGCCATAAAGAAGATTCTTAGCGGTGCGAGTCATCGAATAAACAGGGTTTCTGGAAAGGTAGGAGTGGGAAATGAAAGGGAAAGGTGACTTGCAAGAAAAATGGCGTGAAAATATTAAGAATGTATTAAAGGAGCGAGAGTTGGATTCTCGTTTTATCCAGAATAAAAGTTTGGAAGAAGTCTTGGAAGAATTTAGTGTATATCATCAGGAATTAACCTATCAAAATGAAGAACTGCGAAGAATTCAAAGAGAATTAGAAGCGTCTAAGGAGCACTATTATAAAATGTTTTACGATGCTCCTTTAGGATACGTACTGGTCAATGAAGATCATCGGATCACAGCGGCAAATCATTTTTTCACTCACTTCATCAGTCCTGTGGATGGAGTGGCGATAGGTCATCCTATTGAAGAGTGGATTAGTCCGGAGAGTCAGGATGCTTTTTATTTTCATTTAAAGCAAGTGGTAGAGACAGGCGAAAACCGGGATCTTCAAATAAAAATGATTTCACAGGATGAAGAAAAAGTAGTTAAAATTTATAGCAATTTAATACAGGAAAACCCGGAAGCCTATTTTATACGAATTGCTTTGGTTGATTTGAGCAGAGAAAAGCAGATGGAAGAGGCTTTGGTAAATAAAAACAAAGAATTGGAGAAAGCTCGAAAACAAGCGGAAAGCGCTAATAAGGTGAAAACACAAATTTTAGCCAATATGAGTCATGAGATTCGGACGCCACTTAATGGGATTATCGGATTTTTGCAACTGATGCAAGAAACTTCTTTAGACGAAGAACAAGAAGAATACCTTAATATGATGAAAGAGTCGTCCGCTAGGTTACTTCATTTAATGAATAACTTACTGGATTTGTCCAAAATAGAATCTGGACAAATTTCCATAAACCATCAATGCTTTAACTTGCTATCGGTATTGACACATGTTGTAGAAAAAGCTGGTGGTGGATTAGAGGAAAAGC is a window encoding:
- a CDS encoding CheR family methyltransferase; protein product: MKSSQQANSFNPSYYVGIGASAGGLEALQAFFRTMPKDTGMTFIVIQHLSPDYKSMMDELLARCTDMSISIATEGMVVKSDHIYLIPPRYNLMIFHGNLYLEKHNVQKSNHLPIDVFFRSLAVDQGKKAVAVVMSGTGSDGTLGIRSIKEAGGMIMVQDEGSAKFDGMPKSSISTGLVDYILPPEKMAEELLNYTRHPFIQKSKSMEVNMPQNMDTLAKVNLILRDYSGIDFSYYKENTIARRLERRVSINKCQKLEDYLEFLVESDKEKDVLYRELLIGVTSFFRDVDAFQCLRKEVIKKLVKEKSIRIWSAGCSTGEEIYTLAMLCLEEKQKINADCEVKIFATDIDRHSLDVASQGFYPDSILSDVHPELLAKYFTKVENGYQVKEEVRKMVVFATHNLLKDPPFSKLNLMVCRNLFIYLKPSMQQKILNMFYYSLSPGGYLFMGNSESLGEMSEGFDTINSKWKIYRYKKGFQAPIMNEMKALEPQKQGQVKGWTPDTDQRKTKQINGFGDSIIQAVLPPSVVVDGQDHIVQVINNMNPFFEVKQGRFSQLLFHHLPSDLSIYVSGLLRRLRQGEEAMISENISELEGYPEEQTTIEGRKFLLENTPYYLISFRREPVRRVETKSLEIKTSVREALNQRIEDLEKELQVTRENLQATVEELETSNEELQSSNEELIASNEELQSTNEELQSVNEELYTVNSEYQLKIEQLTEANNDLNNLLNNTEVGAIYLDRKLCIRKITPMVTRITHIRESDIGRPIAHIATLSNYPELLTDIQQVMDALKSVEREISTENGTWFSRIRPYRTAYNAVEGVLITFVDISELKLAQADLDESRQKLKAAEERARSHKEDS
- a CDS encoding PAS domain-containing sensor histidine kinase, translating into MKGKGDLQEKWRENIKNVLKERELDSRFIQNKSLEEVLEEFSVYHQELTYQNEELRRIQRELEASKEHYYKMFYDAPLGYVLVNEDHRITAANHFFTHFISPVDGVAIGHPIEEWISPESQDAFYFHLKQVVETGENRDLQIKMISQDEEKVVKIYSNLIQENPEAYFIRIALVDLSREKQMEEALVNKNKELEKARKQAESANKVKTQILANMSHEIRTPLNGIIGFLQLMQETSLDEEQEEYLNMMKESSARLLHLMNNLLDLSKIESGQISINHQCFNLLSVLTHVVEKAGGGLEEKQIEITLNHDDGIPEELIGDQSKLQQILMNLMENAVKFTEKGSILLESKGLRGSDGGIEIQFSVKDTGIGVAEESQRSVFDSFSQADNSNTRKYGGSGLGLTISKKLVEAMGGRIGMESNINEGSCFTVILPFYECAER